The window GCCCCGGAAATTGTTTTTCCGAGTTTGCCAAGTGGACCTAACAAGCACCGACGAATTCAGCTGCAAGAACGGCCCAAAAAACTCTTCATCAAGGAATTGCCTCAAAAGATCTATCTGCGGCTACAGCGGGTTAGCGCAGAATGTCAATCTCAACACGTCGTTCCCAGATCCATGTCAATGACTCAATCACGCATCTCGACGCCCGGTCGGGCCTTTCCTTCGCGTTTTTTTCGCCATCGGCCGATAAAATAAAGGGTCACACCAAAGACGAGCACGAGCACGCCGTTGATGGACATGACTTGGTGTGAGGCATATCCTATGTAGTGCGGATTAGAACTCACTCTAATCAGATGCCACGCAAACAAGGCAATTCCAATAATGCTTATTGCTATTCCCCCAGTCTTCATAATGATTTTCACGAATATTGAGGCATATTGCCGCCGACGTCGTGTCTACAACTCACATTAACCCTTTGGAGACGGCGATGGCTGGGCTGCCGGGGCTCTGCGAGGTGCTCGTCCAATTCGCCGCCGAAAGAAGGCGTCGGGCAAATAGGCACTACCCGACGCCTTTTTGCTCATTGACCGTATAAACTTCTGGACTCCCTTCTAACATGTCCTTATACAGTGTCGAGCAAAATTAAATTACGCTTTAGGAGTCGGAGACGCCGCAGGTGCCGGGGCACGGCGAGGCGCGCTTGAGTGCCAATGAACAATTCGCCATTTGCCATCGCGTTTTTCTAAGACAGCCGTGCCAAGTCCGCCGCTTTCTATCTTTCTTGTTCCCATTTCGGCGGTGAGACTGTACTTAAATGTCGCCCACGCCGTTTTGCCATCGACCTTTACCTTCATATCGGAGAACGAGTATTTCGTGTTCTTAAATTCCTTAAGTTCGGGGGCGAGATGCGTGTTGCGGTAATCATTCCAACCGTAGTTGGCGTGTCCGCTTTCGAAAACAGTCACGTCCTCGGTGTTGGCCCAAATCTTATCGAGGGCCGCGAGATCGCCTTGTTCGACCGCCAGAGCTTCGCGCGTCATGACGTCCGTCACGGCTTTTACTTCGTCGGTTTGTGCCGACACACCCTCGTTGAAGCTAAAGGCGATAACTCCCGTGCAGATCACAACAGCCAACGCCGCCATCAACAATCTATTAAAAATTTTTCTCGTCATAAGTTTCTCCTCATTTTAGGTCTTACGGAAATTCAATTCACTCGGTCCATTACGCGTCAAGATACATCCCGATGCCGAACAGCGATAACACAATGGCGTCGTAGAATAAATGTTGCTGACTCAAGCCGAGCAGCGAACCTCCGGTCAATTCGGTCAACCATGCTCCCAACAGAGCAATAAACGCCAGAAAGAAAAGGCCTCTGACTAAATAATATGTAAAAGGTGTTAGCCTGATTTTCTTATCAATATTCTATTTTCCTTTTAATTAAGATCGTGCGTCCGCGTCCCGAACGGCGGAAGATCGTTGTTTTCGCCGAAGTCTTTGTCGCTTAGGCCTTCGCGTTCCGCGATGACTCGCTCCGCACTTGGCCGTCCGAATTTATAAAAGATTGCCGGCGTAACAATTTGGTCGAGCAGAGTCGAGGTCAGGATGCCGCCTAAAACGACGACCGCGAGTGGATGCAGGATCTCTTTGCCCGGGGCGTCGGCGGCAAGAATGAAGGGTATTAACGAGAGCCCCGCGGTCAGAGCAGTCATCAAGACGGGGACGAGCCTTTCCAATGAACCGCGTACGATCATGTGTTCGGTAAAATCCTCGCCCTCCTCTTTCATCAAGTGCAGATAATGCGAGATCATCATGATCCCGTTTCGCGATGTGATCCCAACCAGAGAGACGAATCCCACCATGGTCGCGATGGAAAACACGCCTCCCGAGAGGTGCAAGGCCCAGACGGCTCCGATCAACGCTAGGGGGATGTTTATCATCACCTGAAGCGCTACCCGCCAGTCACCAAAGGCTTTTATCAATAGAAAAAAGATCGCAACAAGCGAGA is drawn from Acidobacteriota bacterium and contains these coding sequences:
- a CDS encoding nuclear transport factor 2 family protein; the encoded protein is MTRKIFNRLLMAALAVVICTGVIAFSFNEGVSAQTDEVKAVTDVMTREALAVEQGDLAALDKIWANTEDVTVFESGHANYGWNDYRNTHLAPELKEFKNTKYSFSDMKVKVDGKTAWATFKYSLTAEMGTRKIESGGLGTAVLEKRDGKWRIVHWHSSAPRRAPAPAASPTPKA